In the genome of Nonlabens sp. MB-3u-79, one region contains:
- a CDS encoding Bax inhibitor-1 family protein → MNQDNFPQYDRPFEALSRVDDETRALFYKKTYGHVALATLLFMVVETLLLQIDPLVNFMFSLAQGWSWLLVLGAFMWATSYAEKMAHTSHDRNQQYLGLLLFVVAEAVIFLPLIAMALQYQAMAGEESNLLSQAAVVTLSLFTALSAVVLITKKDFSFLKSILAVGFIIAIGLIIAGMIFGFDLGLLFSGAMVLLAAGTILYQTSNLVHKYHTDQYVGAALGLFSSLMLLFWYVLSIFMSRD, encoded by the coding sequence ATGAATCAAGATAATTTTCCACAATACGATCGCCCTTTTGAGGCACTCTCTCGAGTAGACGATGAGACTAGAGCTCTTTTTTATAAAAAGACTTATGGACACGTTGCTTTAGCAACGCTCCTTTTTATGGTGGTTGAAACTCTTTTACTACAAATAGACCCTCTGGTCAACTTTATGTTTAGTCTGGCTCAAGGCTGGTCGTGGTTGCTCGTTCTAGGTGCTTTTATGTGGGCCACTTCTTATGCAGAGAAGATGGCACATACCTCTCACGATCGCAATCAACAATATCTAGGCTTGCTTCTTTTTGTAGTAGCTGAAGCTGTTATTTTTCTTCCTCTTATTGCAATGGCACTACAATATCAGGCCATGGCTGGTGAAGAAAGTAATCTATTAAGTCAAGCAGCGGTAGTCACCTTGTCTTTATTTACGGCCCTAAGCGCTGTAGTTTTGATTACTAAAAAGGATTTTTCCTTTCTTAAGAGTATTCTTGCTGTGGGCTTTATAATTGCGATAGGTTTAATCATCGCAGGGATGATTTTCGGTTTTGACTTAGGCCTTTTATTTAGTGGTGCCATGGTACTTCTAGCGGCAGGAACCATTTTATATCAAACTTCAAATTTGGTACATAAATACCATACCGATCAATATGTAGGAGCGGCTCTAGGCTTATTCTCTTCCTTAATGCTTTTATTCTGGTATGTTTTAAGCATATTTATGTCTCGCGATTAA
- a CDS encoding RNA polymerase sigma factor, translated as MSTTPDKELISLILDKSTTNQGFRALVAQHQEQLYWQIRKMVVVHEDADDVLQNVFIKIFKGVKNFKGDSKLSTWMFRIAYNESITFLNKKGKILQLSSQELQDYLIDKLEADVYFTSDEIQLALKKALAQLPDRQREVFNLRYYDDLKFKIIAELLDLSEGAVKSTYHIAAKKVERFIKED; from the coding sequence ATGAGTACAACACCAGATAAAGAATTAATTTCTTTGATCCTTGATAAGTCTACGACTAACCAAGGGTTCAGAGCACTGGTAGCTCAACACCAAGAACAACTTTACTGGCAAATAAGAAAAATGGTTGTCGTTCACGAAGATGCTGATGATGTGTTGCAAAACGTTTTTATCAAAATATTTAAAGGAGTGAAAAACTTTAAAGGCGATAGTAAACTGTCTACATGGATGTTTAGAATTGCCTATAATGAAAGTATTACCTTTCTTAATAAAAAAGGGAAAATTCTGCAGTTATCCTCCCAAGAATTACAAGATTATTTAATTGATAAGTTAGAAGCTGATGTGTATTTTACCAGTGATGAAATACAGCTTGCTTTGAAAAAGGCATTAGCCCAATTACCAGATAGACAGCGAGAGGTTTTTAACCTTAGATACTACGACGATCTTAAATTCAAGATCATTGCAGAGCTATTAGACTTAAGTGAAGGAGCTGTAAAAAGCACCTATCATATAGCAGCAAAAAAAGTAGAGCGATTTATTAAAGAAGATTAA
- a CDS encoding GSCFA domain-containing protein, producing MKLTTTVPLSNLPVLIDHHSKVVLLGSCFTENIGSKLAYYGFDVTVNPFGIVFNSTSLRILVERAIKNQAFTIVDCTDHFSYLVHSDLNSMDPKKLVFHLNTTLQHLRESLKKASHLFITLGTSWVYRHVEKDMIVANCHKQPQQLFSKELLSIDTIHDDLQRIYELVTNWNTEITITYTLSPVRHIKDGFIKNQRSKARLHEAIQSHVERTFAHYFPAYEIAMDELRDYRFYARDMIHLNELGIDFIWSRFRESAININTLTQQKAVEKYRKLSHHKATDIELHKQQLAKMKKQLTSEYPQIKL from the coding sequence ATGAAACTTACTACAACAGTTCCTCTTTCTAATTTGCCCGTTCTTATAGATCACCATTCGAAAGTAGTTTTACTAGGCAGCTGTTTTACAGAAAACATAGGTTCTAAATTGGCTTACTACGGTTTTGATGTCACGGTGAATCCTTTTGGGATTGTATTTAACTCTACGAGTCTGAGAATTCTTGTGGAACGCGCCATTAAAAATCAAGCTTTTACTATAGTAGATTGTACCGATCATTTTTCCTATCTCGTTCATTCTGATTTGAATTCTATGGATCCTAAAAAGTTAGTATTCCACCTCAACACTACTTTACAACACCTAAGAGAATCATTAAAAAAAGCTTCTCATTTATTCATCACCTTAGGAACTTCTTGGGTTTATAGGCATGTGGAGAAGGATATGATTGTTGCCAACTGTCACAAACAACCTCAGCAATTATTCAGCAAAGAGTTGCTTTCTATTGATACCATCCATGATGATTTGCAACGCATCTATGAATTGGTTACCAACTGGAATACAGAAATCACCATTACCTATACCCTATCACCGGTGCGTCATATAAAGGACGGATTTATTAAAAATCAACGCAGCAAAGCCAGACTACATGAAGCTATTCAATCACATGTGGAGCGCACTTTCGCCCATTATTTTCCTGCTTATGAAATTGCGATGGACGAGTTGAGGGACTATCGATTCTATGCTCGTGACATGATACATCTCAATGAATTGGGTATTGATTTTATATGGTCTCGCTTTCGCGAAAGCGCCATCAACATCAACACCTTAACTCAACAAAAAGCAGTAGAGAAGTATCGAAAACTATCGCATCATAAAGCAACCGACATAGAATTACACAAACAACAATTAGCAAAAATGAAAAAACAATTAACTTCCGAATACCCTCAAATAAAGCTCTAA
- the alaS gene encoding alanine--tRNA ligase — translation MKSKQIRQTFLDFFENKKHQIVPSAPMVIKNDPTLMFTNAGMNQFKEYFLGNSDPKSNRVTDSQKCLRVSGKHNDLEEVGVDTYHHTMFEMLGNWSFGDYFKKEAIAWAWELLTEVYKIDKDCLYVTIFEGDKSENLDRDSEAYDLWKELIAEDRILNGNKADNFWEMGAQGPCGPCSEIHVDIRSKEEKAKVGGASLVNMDHPQVVEIWNLVFIQYNRMANGSLKNLPNQHVDTGMGFERLAMVLQNVKSSYDTDVFTPLIREIETITGHSYGKTTQEDIAIRVIADHVRAVSFSIADGQLPSNNGAGYVIRMILRRAIRYGFTYLNKKEPFIYQLVNTLSKQMGDAFPELKAQKNLILNVIKEEEASFLRTLENGLALLDSMVAGMKNEASKTLDGKKAFELNDTYGFPKELTRLILSEQGLEMDEEGFAIALKKQQDSSREASATETSDWTILREDDTQEFIGYDRLTADVRISKYRKVISKKDGELYQLVFNMTPFYGESGGQTGDKGYLEHTSGDTVYIIDTKKENGQTVHLTKNLPNEISSAFKVTVDVNQRARTASNHTATHLLHQALRKVLGTHVEQKGSMVRSASLRFDFSHFSKVSAEELVEIENFVNARIREQLPLEENRNNTYDQAIEEGAIGLFGEKYGDVVRTIKFGVSQELCGGTHVKNTADIWHFKITSESAIASGIRRIEAISSDAVKDFFTEQSKSFEEIKSILKNPTKNPAESIAALQEENASLKKEIEHLLKAKAGNLKGDLIASAQLINGVNFIATKTDLDAKSVKELAFDIEREMEDLFLIIGADNGDKATLTVILSKNIVEEKGLDAGKIVRELGKHIQGGGGGQAHFATAGGKNPAGIDEALTAAKELV, via the coding sequence ATGAAGTCAAAACAAATACGCCAAACCTTCCTTGATTTTTTTGAAAATAAAAAACACCAAATTGTGCCTAGTGCGCCTATGGTGATCAAAAATGATCCTACCTTGATGTTCACTAATGCAGGAATGAACCAGTTTAAGGAATATTTTTTAGGAAATTCTGATCCTAAAAGCAACCGTGTTACCGATTCTCAAAAATGTTTGCGTGTAAGCGGTAAACACAATGACCTGGAAGAAGTAGGTGTAGACACCTACCACCATACCATGTTTGAAATGTTGGGGAACTGGAGTTTTGGTGATTATTTTAAGAAAGAAGCTATTGCATGGGCTTGGGAATTACTTACCGAAGTCTACAAAATTGACAAGGACTGTCTTTATGTAACTATTTTTGAAGGTGACAAAAGTGAAAACCTCGATCGAGATTCAGAAGCCTACGACTTGTGGAAAGAGCTCATTGCTGAGGACCGAATCCTTAATGGTAATAAAGCAGATAATTTTTGGGAGATGGGCGCACAAGGACCTTGTGGACCTTGCTCTGAAATTCATGTAGATATAAGAAGTAAAGAAGAGAAGGCAAAAGTAGGTGGCGCGTCTCTTGTCAATATGGATCATCCCCAAGTGGTAGAAATATGGAACCTGGTCTTTATACAATACAACCGTATGGCAAACGGTTCTTTAAAAAACCTACCCAATCAACACGTGGATACAGGAATGGGTTTTGAACGCCTTGCTATGGTGTTACAAAACGTAAAGTCCAGCTACGATACAGATGTTTTCACACCTTTAATCAGAGAAATAGAAACCATAACGGGTCATTCTTATGGTAAAACAACCCAAGAAGACATAGCCATTAGAGTTATTGCAGATCATGTGAGAGCAGTTTCTTTCTCCATTGCCGATGGTCAACTACCTTCTAACAATGGCGCTGGTTATGTGATACGTATGATCTTGCGTCGTGCAATACGTTATGGATTTACTTATCTGAATAAAAAAGAGCCGTTCATCTACCAATTGGTAAACACCCTTTCTAAGCAAATGGGCGATGCCTTTCCAGAGCTAAAAGCTCAAAAGAATCTGATTCTTAATGTCATCAAAGAAGAAGAAGCTTCTTTCTTGCGAACTTTAGAAAATGGCCTAGCGCTACTGGATTCGATGGTAGCCGGAATGAAAAATGAAGCTTCTAAAACTCTAGATGGTAAAAAAGCTTTTGAGCTTAATGATACTTATGGTTTTCCAAAAGAACTGACTCGATTAATTTTAAGTGAGCAAGGTCTGGAAATGGATGAAGAAGGCTTTGCTATTGCGCTTAAAAAACAGCAAGACAGTTCACGTGAAGCAAGTGCTACAGAAACAAGCGACTGGACCATTTTAAGAGAAGATGACACACAAGAATTTATAGGCTATGACAGACTTACTGCAGATGTGCGTATTTCTAAATACCGTAAAGTCATCAGTAAAAAAGATGGCGAGTTATACCAATTAGTATTTAACATGACGCCTTTTTATGGGGAAAGTGGTGGACAAACAGGGGATAAAGGGTACCTTGAACATACAAGTGGAGATACCGTTTACATCATCGATACCAAAAAAGAAAACGGTCAAACCGTACACTTGACTAAAAACTTACCTAATGAAATAAGCAGCGCATTTAAAGTAACTGTGGATGTGAATCAGCGTGCGCGTACTGCCTCCAATCACACGGCTACTCACCTGCTTCATCAGGCATTGCGTAAGGTTTTAGGAACTCACGTAGAACAGAAAGGTTCTATGGTACGAAGTGCTAGCTTACGTTTTGATTTTTCACATTTTTCTAAAGTAAGTGCGGAAGAATTGGTCGAGATAGAAAATTTTGTAAACGCTCGTATTAGAGAACAATTACCTCTAGAAGAAAACCGTAACAATACCTATGACCAAGCTATAGAAGAAGGTGCGATAGGATTGTTTGGTGAGAAATACGGCGATGTAGTACGTACGATCAAATTTGGTGTAAGTCAGGAGCTTTGTGGTGGTACTCACGTAAAAAACACGGCAGACATCTGGCACTTTAAGATCACTAGTGAAAGTGCCATTGCCTCTGGGATAAGACGTATAGAAGCTATTTCTAGCGATGCGGTAAAAGATTTCTTTACAGAGCAATCAAAGAGCTTTGAAGAGATCAAAAGCATCTTAAAGAATCCAACCAAAAATCCGGCCGAATCTATAGCGGCACTTCAAGAAGAAAATGCTTCTTTGAAAAAAGAAATTGAGCACTTATTAAAGGCTAAAGCGGGGAACCTAAAAGGCGATTTAATAGCTAGTGCGCAACTCATTAATGGAGTTAACTTTATCGCTACAAAAACAGATTTGGATGCCAAGTCAGTAAAAGAATTGGCTTTTGATATCGAAAGAGAAATGGAGGATCTGTTCTTAATCATAGGAGCAGATAATGGAGATAAAGCAACCCTTACTGTCATTTTAAGTAAAAACATCGTGGAAGAGAAGGGCCTTGATGCCGGTAAAATAGTGCGTGAATTAGGAAAGCACATTCAAGGCGGCGGCGGCGGCCAAGCACATTTTGCTACTGCCGGAGGTAAGAATCCTGCTGGAATAGATGAAGCGTTAACTGCGGCTAAGGAACTGGTTTAA
- a CDS encoding M23 family metallopeptidase, with amino-acid sequence MSKVKYYYDSETLSYRKVETKKRRFFFRSLLFLTVSFCFGLVCFFFADMFLISPQLKKSRSKVEYLELQLDEMREDVTRLSSVIENVEDRDNNIYRIYFDANPIPSEQRQAGFGGVNRYKDYEGGYSAKKIIELKEAIDKLKKRTAIQSKSLDEIVTLAEDKEKLLTSIPAIQPVRNQDLTRMASGYGYRTDPFNKTRKFHYGMDFTAPRGTPVFATGDGTIVRADANSSGYGNHIRIDHGFGYLSLYAHLRSNKPYNVRRGQRVKRGDIIGYVGSTGRSQAPHLHYEVFKYDDRINPINFYYGNLTPQEFNALLKKSQQENISLD; translated from the coding sequence ATGTCAAAGGTCAAGTATTACTACGATTCTGAAACTCTTTCTTACCGAAAAGTAGAGACCAAAAAAAGGAGGTTCTTTTTTAGGAGTTTACTGTTTTTGACAGTGAGTTTTTGTTTTGGACTGGTGTGTTTCTTTTTTGCAGATATGTTTCTAATCTCCCCACAATTAAAGAAATCTCGTAGTAAAGTAGAGTATTTAGAATTACAACTCGACGAAATGCGAGAAGATGTAACCCGATTATCCTCAGTGATTGAAAATGTCGAAGATCGGGATAACAACATATATCGTATTTATTTTGATGCCAACCCAATTCCTTCAGAACAACGTCAAGCAGGTTTTGGAGGTGTGAATCGTTATAAAGATTATGAAGGTGGCTACAGTGCAAAAAAAATTATTGAACTTAAAGAAGCCATCGATAAACTTAAAAAAAGAACTGCGATACAATCAAAATCTCTAGATGAAATAGTCACTCTTGCTGAAGATAAAGAGAAGCTGCTTACCTCCATACCTGCGATACAGCCCGTACGCAATCAAGATCTTACACGTATGGCGAGTGGTTACGGTTACCGTACAGATCCTTTTAATAAAACCAGAAAATTTCATTACGGTATGGACTTTACAGCCCCTCGAGGCACACCGGTCTTTGCAACTGGTGATGGAACTATCGTTCGAGCAGATGCTAATAGCTCTGGTTATGGAAACCACATTAGAATAGATCACGGATTTGGTTATCTATCGCTTTATGCACATTTAAGATCAAACAAACCTTATAATGTGCGTCGAGGGCAAAGGGTGAAACGAGGAGATATTATTGGATACGTAGGTAGTACAGGGAGGTCTCAAGCGCCACACTTGCATTATGAAGTATTTAAATATGATGATCGCATCAATCCTATTAATTTCTATTACGGTAATTTAACACCACAAGAGTTTAATGCGCTATTAAAGAAATCGCAACAAGAAAATATTTCTTTAGATTAA
- a CDS encoding MerR family transcriptional regulator codes for MHIELPQKLYYSMGEVTKAFQVNASLVRFWEKEFDVLQPKKNSRGNRKFSKDDIENLKTIYHLVKEKGFTLDGAQDYMKNHKSQLHTFDIISKLEHVKAELLKIKAQL; via the coding sequence ATGCATATAGAACTTCCACAAAAACTATACTACTCCATGGGAGAAGTAACTAAAGCATTTCAAGTGAATGCCTCTTTGGTTCGTTTTTGGGAAAAAGAATTTGATGTCTTGCAACCCAAGAAGAATTCGCGTGGTAACCGTAAGTTCTCTAAGGATGATATTGAGAACCTTAAAACTATTTATCATTTAGTAAAAGAAAAAGGTTTTACACTAGACGGTGCACAAGATTATATGAAAAATCATAAAAGCCAGCTCCACACTTTTGATATCATTAGTAAGTTGGAACACGTAAAGGCAGAGTTGCTTAAAATTAAAGCCCAATTATAA
- a CDS encoding O-antigen ligase family protein: MIKFEKLPYSLLIAGHIVITIFMIALPLLVKVFFYGAIIYFILRLLTSADKNQEVILACAYITCLEVFLKMNGGLLFYEMIKYMVIAFMLAGILLRGFSLKSIPFVFYLLLLVPSIVIASQNIPISESLRKAVAFNLSGPVTLGVVAIYCFQRRITTTRLDEILKLCVGPIVMLAFYLFVVTPDIRDVVTNTGSNFAASGGYGPNQVATALGIGMFICFIRFLRIKNLWVNVLDIILFLGMTYRGWITFSRGGVITAFLMIGAVIFTLFFLKRSEFRFSFLPKLGVIALGLILAWGYTSLATSGLIDKRYANEDAAGRAKDDLSTGRVELISIELEAFLENPIGGIGAGQVKYYRAKKDGIVAASHNETSRLLSEHGSIGIVSLLVLIFTPLIFRLTHKGNVYFYAFLIFWIATINHSAMRIAAPAFFYGMALLYVVKPKVKKKGVPVETTPDFVTT, translated from the coding sequence ATGATCAAGTTTGAAAAACTGCCTTATTCTTTACTAATTGCTGGACATATTGTGATCACTATTTTTATGATCGCACTTCCATTACTGGTAAAGGTATTTTTTTATGGAGCTATTATATATTTTATCTTAAGACTTCTTACCAGTGCTGACAAGAATCAAGAGGTGATTCTAGCTTGTGCTTATATCACCTGTTTAGAAGTATTTTTAAAAATGAATGGCGGCTTGTTATTCTATGAGATGATTAAATATATGGTCATCGCTTTTATGCTGGCAGGTATTCTTTTAAGAGGATTTTCTCTTAAGTCCATACCATTTGTATTTTACTTGCTTTTATTGGTCCCCAGTATAGTCATAGCGTCTCAGAATATCCCCATTTCAGAATCACTAAGAAAGGCGGTAGCTTTTAATTTAAGCGGTCCTGTGACTTTAGGAGTGGTTGCGATATATTGTTTTCAACGCAGGATTACTACTACACGACTGGATGAGATTTTAAAATTATGTGTAGGCCCCATTGTGATGCTCGCTTTTTATCTATTTGTAGTCACGCCAGATATTAGAGATGTAGTGACTAATACGGGCTCTAACTTTGCAGCATCTGGTGGATATGGGCCTAATCAAGTAGCAACAGCTTTGGGAATAGGGATGTTTATTTGTTTTATACGTTTCTTGCGTATCAAAAATTTATGGGTAAATGTACTGGACATTATCTTGTTCTTAGGAATGACCTATCGGGGTTGGATTACCTTTTCCCGGGGAGGTGTTATAACCGCTTTTCTAATGATAGGAGCTGTTATATTCACCTTGTTTTTCTTAAAACGGTCTGAATTTAGGTTTTCATTTTTACCTAAATTAGGAGTTATCGCCTTGGGGTTAATACTAGCTTGGGGGTATACCTCGCTCGCAACTAGTGGTTTGATCGATAAAAGATATGCAAATGAGGATGCTGCTGGTCGCGCAAAGGATGACCTTTCCACAGGTCGAGTAGAACTTATCTCAATCGAATTAGAGGCCTTTCTTGAAAATCCTATTGGAGGAATAGGAGCCGGTCAAGTAAAATATTACCGAGCAAAAAAAGACGGTATAGTCGCCGCCTCTCATAATGAAACGAGTAGATTGCTTTCTGAACATGGAAGTATTGGGATTGTTTCATTGCTCGTACTCATATTTACACCGCTTATTTTTAGACTTACTCATAAAGGGAACGTGTATTTCTACGCTTTTTTAATTTTTTGGATAGCCACTATAAATCACAGTGCCATGCGTATTGCTGCACCCGCTTTCTTTTACGGAATGGCATTGCTTTATGTCGTAAAACCTAAGGTAAAAAAGAAAGGCGTCCCAGTTGAAACAACGCCAGATTTTGTTACTACTTAA
- a CDS encoding glycosyltransferase family 4 protein, with protein MKNILYIGNQLAQKGKTATTIDSLGPLLEKEGYQLRYASSVSNIAGRMVDMMRKTFKSRKWADVVLIDTYSTKNFWFAIVIARMCISFNMKYIPILHGGNLPVRLDKNPKVTRAFLHNAHAVVSPGDYLRAAFAKAGYHNITKINNFIEIENYPFLERSVLEPKLLWVRSFAEIYNPQMAVRVLHLLKEKYPKASLTMVGPEKDGALEDSKLLAQELQLEVNFTGLLSKKQWIERSKDHSIFINTTHFDNLPVSLIEAMALGLPVVSTDVGGVPYLIQHNVHGKLVPDADVVEMVENIHHLIQHPKDVLTIITKARERSLNYSWKEVSQRWNSLLD; from the coding sequence ATGAAGAATATACTATACATAGGCAATCAACTGGCTCAAAAAGGTAAGACGGCAACGACTATAGATAGTCTAGGTCCTTTACTGGAAAAAGAAGGTTATCAATTGCGTTATGCCTCTTCTGTTTCAAATATAGCCGGGCGTATGGTTGACATGATGCGCAAGACTTTCAAGAGCAGAAAATGGGCAGACGTTGTTTTAATTGACACCTATAGTACTAAAAATTTTTGGTTTGCGATTGTTATCGCACGTATGTGTATATCATTTAATATGAAGTACATTCCTATTCTTCACGGTGGGAATTTGCCTGTTCGATTAGATAAAAACCCAAAGGTCACGAGAGCTTTTCTTCACAATGCTCATGCTGTTGTAAGTCCTGGTGATTATTTGCGTGCTGCTTTCGCGAAAGCTGGCTACCACAACATCACTAAGATCAATAACTTTATCGAGATAGAAAACTACCCCTTTCTAGAACGATCTGTCTTAGAGCCAAAACTTCTTTGGGTAAGATCATTTGCAGAGATTTACAATCCGCAAATGGCAGTTCGTGTGCTTCACTTACTTAAAGAGAAATATCCTAAAGCCAGTCTGACCATGGTTGGTCCAGAAAAAGATGGGGCGCTAGAAGATAGTAAGTTACTGGCTCAAGAATTACAACTAGAAGTGAATTTTACTGGGTTGCTTTCTAAAAAGCAGTGGATAGAAAGAAGCAAAGATCATTCTATTTTTATCAATACGACCCACTTTGATAACCTTCCTGTAAGTTTAATCGAAGCGATGGCATTAGGTTTACCGGTGGTTTCAACAGATGTAGGAGGTGTCCCATACCTAATACAGCACAACGTACATGGCAAATTAGTTCCAGATGCTGATGTAGTAGAAATGGTAGAAAATATTCATCATTTAATACAGCATCCTAAAGATGTTTTGACTATAATTACAAAAGCCAGAGAAAGATCCCTGAACTACTCTTGGAAGGAAGTAAGCCAGCGATGGAACTCCTTACTTGACTGA
- a CDS encoding sugar transferase, whose product MSERKILLRIIDVVVVLGALHLLGVIFHFNYFLINEEQWMWSVILAAYLLFFATVFELYNLQRASRITGTLRSAVTAGSFTSLIYLLTPFFTPELPENRIQILYFYLAITLPLLVWRSVYIKFFASSRFNKNIILIADASDAVMIAKSLQDVDPNYKISGFINTGPALASEHFVGLKVIGIKDAFDLFEDKSVTEVVVASNEAEGITSNLYRWLIELVENGYSVREYTQVYEEMTDRVPVQYVGKDFYKYFPFARNNQNRLYIVYHRLFDIVASLCGLILFLAIIPFVFLGNLFGNRGPLFYSQERVGINRKLFKIIKFRTMERDAEKSGAQFAVKNDVRITKFGKFLRATRIDEFPQFWNILKGEMSVIGPRPERQVFVEQLSEKIPFYETRHVVKPGLTGWAQVKTKYGVTDEDHLRKLQYDLYYIKKRSVFLDIRIIVKTLSTIIFFKGQ is encoded by the coding sequence ATGTCTGAACGCAAAATTTTATTGCGTATTATTGATGTGGTTGTTGTTTTGGGAGCATTGCATCTGCTAGGAGTGATATTTCATTTTAATTATTTTCTTATCAATGAAGAGCAATGGATGTGGTCTGTTATTCTCGCTGCCTATTTATTGTTTTTTGCAACTGTTTTTGAATTGTACAATTTACAGCGAGCGAGTCGTATTACTGGCACCTTGAGAAGTGCTGTAACTGCTGGTTCTTTCACTTCGTTAATTTATTTACTCACCCCATTTTTCACCCCAGAATTACCAGAAAACAGAATCCAGATTTTATATTTTTATCTTGCGATCACTTTACCATTATTGGTTTGGAGATCTGTTTACATCAAGTTTTTTGCGAGTTCTAGATTTAATAAAAATATTATACTCATCGCAGATGCCAGTGATGCAGTTATGATTGCAAAATCTTTGCAAGATGTCGATCCTAATTATAAAATAAGCGGTTTTATCAATACGGGACCAGCGTTAGCATCAGAGCATTTTGTTGGGTTGAAAGTCATAGGGATTAAAGATGCATTCGACTTATTTGAGGATAAATCTGTTACTGAAGTCGTAGTGGCCAGTAATGAAGCTGAAGGAATTACTTCTAATTTATACAGATGGCTCATTGAACTGGTAGAAAACGGATATTCAGTTAGAGAGTATACTCAGGTCTATGAAGAAATGACAGACCGAGTTCCAGTACAATATGTAGGTAAGGACTTCTATAAGTACTTTCCTTTTGCTAGAAATAACCAGAACCGACTCTATATAGTATACCATAGGCTTTTTGATATAGTGGCTTCTTTATGTGGCTTGATCCTATTTTTGGCGATCATACCCTTTGTGTTTTTAGGAAACTTATTCGGTAATCGAGGGCCTTTATTTTACAGCCAAGAACGAGTAGGTATCAATAGAAAATTATTTAAAATAATTAAGTTCAGAACTATGGAAAGAGACGCTGAAAAATCAGGCGCTCAATTTGCAGTTAAGAATGATGTGAGAATAACAAAATTCGGTAAGTTTTTAAGAGCTACGCGTATAGACGAGTTTCCTCAGTTTTGGAATATTTTAAAAGGAGAAATGAGTGTGATCGGTCCACGTCCAGAACGTCAGGTTTTTGTAGAACAGCTTTCTGAGAAGATTCCATTTTATGAAACACGTCATGTGGTAAAACCTGGCTTAACGGGTTGGGCACAGGTAAAAACTAAATACGGTGTTACCGATGAAGATCACCTGAGAAAACTTCAATACGATTTGTATTATATTAAAAAGCGCAGCGTTTTTCTAGATATCAGAATCATTGTTAAAACTTTAAGTACGATCATCTTTTTTAAAGGGCAGTAA